The bacterium DNA segment GCCAAGGAGCACATACTCTCTTCGGGTTATGACTGGCGTTTCGGCGCGCGCCCTATCCGGCGCGCGCTGGAGCGTTTCATCGAAGATCCTCTGGCCGAAGAGATCTTGAAGGGGAGGATCCCCGACGGCAGCTCGGTGCGGGCGGTGTTGAAAGATGGGAAGATCAATTTCCAGATCCAGACGGAAGACTAGGACAGGACCGGCCCGCGCGGTCGCGGCGGCGGTTTTAACGGCGGTTTGTCTCCCCGCCCGGCTAACGGGGGAGACCCCGCCCCCCACTCCCGAGGCTACTCCATTTTCCTTTCTCGACCGTTCTCAGGTCCGCCAGGGAATCCAACAGGCCCGGATCGAAGTCGCGCACGGGCAGTCCCGGTCCGACAATACGGTGGACCGGTTGGCCCGCATTTACGAGAAGGGGGGGGAGTACGCCAAGGCTCTGGCGGAATACCGGTACGGGTTGGCCGTCAATCCCGATAAAGCCCCATATTATCACCGCAAGATGGCCCAACTTTACCAGAAGCTGGGGTTGCCGATAAAAGCTTCCCACGAACGGGAATTGGCGCGCCGGGCCCAGGAGGAAGCGCGACTGGACCCTGTGCAGCGCCGGCTTCGGGACTGGGAAAAGGAAGGGGAATACGACCTGCTCCTGCAGGAATACCGTTATCTCTATCGACGGCACCCGGACGAGAAGGAGTATTACCTGAGGAAGATAATTCGAACCGCCGAAAAGGCGGGTGACGAACGCCAAGCTGTCGAAGGACGGACCGCCCTGGTCCGTTATTACCGGGAAGAGATTAAGGCGGAGCCGGAGCGGGAATCTCTGCTGCGCTGCCGGTTGGCCTCGGTGTATGCCGATTCCGGCGACTTCGATCAGGCTCTGCGCGAATACGGGCTGGCCGCGGAAGCGGATGTTCCCGCTCAAGCCGGGATCGAATTGAAAAAGGCGGAACTGCTGGCCCGAATCGGGAGAAAAGAGGCGGCGGAAGAGGTGTTGTCGGAACTGGAGGGCGTCGTCCCCCCCGAGGAGGTGGAGTTCCGGACGAGAATGGCCCGCTTGGCCGGGCGCCTGGGAGACGAAGCGCGTGAACTGGACACCTACCGGCAACTGGCGTCCCTGCCGGGAGGCGAAGGTCTGTCCCGCCGTATCGCCGAGCTTCTCTGGGATCAAAAACGTTATGACGAAGCCGCGAAGGCTTACGAAGAGGCTATCGAGGCGTCCGCCGGCGCCGACCGTGCCCGGCTTCTGGAGAGCCTGGGCGATTTGAAAACGGAGACGGGCAACGTCGAAGCGGCCCGGGACCTGTACGCCCGCGCCCTTTACGCCCGGGAGGAGTTCGACGCCACCGGAACCATCACCGGCCCCGGTCTCTCCCAAACGCTGCGGTTGGCCGAAAAAGCGGCCCTTCCCGAAAAAATGCGCGAATATCGCGACCGGTTGGTCAGTTATCAGTTGGATCTGGCCGGCCGCGATCCGGATCAGGCTCCCGGGATATATCGTCGTCTGGGGAATCGGTTCCGCCGGGAAGGACGATTGGACGAGGCGCGCAATATATACCTCATCTGGCACCGAGAATTCGCCGACGATCCGTCCCCGCTTTTCCGGCTTTATCTTCTCTATTCCCGCGATCGGGACGATGCCGAAACCGGCGAATATTATCTCGAGCGGTACCGGGAACTCAAAAAGAGCATGGCGGAGGCCGGGAACGGCTAGGGACGGGCTCGTCCGGCGCTCCGGTTACGGACTTGCTCTCGGCACCGCCTGGTGTTACCGTACCTTCCCGTCGTTGTCTCGAACCCGATTCTGCCGGAGATACGGAAAATGAAATGGAGCCGAACGCTGATCCCTACTCTGCGGGACGACCCCCAGGAAGCCGAAATTCCTTCGCACCGCCTGATGTTGAGAGCGGGGTTGATCAAGAAACTGGCTTCCGGCCTCTATACCTGGTTGCCCCTGGGCTTCCGAGTCCTGAAAAAAGTAGAGGAAATCGTGCGCGAAGAGATGGACCGGGCCGGCGCGATCGAGATATTGATGCCGATCCTTCAGCCCCGAGCGCTCTGGGAGGCCAGCGGCCGCTGGGAGACCATGGAGGAGATCATGCTTCTGGCCCGATCTCATTCGGGAAGGGAATTGGTCTTGGGCCCCACCCATGAGGAGGTTGTGACCGACTTGGTGGCGCACGAGATCAATTCCTACCGGCAGCTTCCGAAAAACATCTATCAGATAAATACCAAATTCAGAGATGAAATCCGCCCGCGTTTCGGAGTGATGCGTTCCCGGGAGTTCATCATGAAGGACGCCTACAGCTTCGACGTCGACGGGGCCGCCGCCGACAGAAGCTATGAGGCTATGTACGAAGCCTACCGGACCATTTTCGCCCGCTGCGGCCTCTCCGCCATGGCGGTCGAGGCCGATACCGGAGTCATGGGGGGACAGCGTTCCCACGAATTCATGGTTCCCGCCGCATCCGGCGAAGACGGCATCGTCTGTTGCGACGCCTGCGGCTACGCGGCCAATGCCGAACAAGCCGAAATGACCCCTCCGGAAATCGGGGCGGAACGCACCGCCGAGGCGCTGGAGGAAGTGGATACCCCCCGGCAAAGGACGGTCGAGGAGTTGTGCGCGTTTTTCGCGACGACTCCCGATCGATTCATCAAGACCCTGATCTATCTGAAGGGGGAAGAACCGGTGGCGGTATTGATCAGGGGGGATAGGGAGGTCAACGAGATCAAATTGGCCAAAATTCTGGGTGGAGCGGTCGAACTCGCCGGCGACGAGGCGGTTCGGGCGGCGACGGGAGCGCCCATCGGCTTTGCCGGCCCGGTCGGTTTGAAGGGGATCCGCATTATCGCCGACCGCACACTCAACACCGTTGTTTCGGGGATCACCGGCGCCAACCGGGCCGACCGTCACCTTAAAAACGTCAACATCGACCGGGACTGCCAGGTCGGCGAGTACTACGATTTGGCTCTCGTCGGCGCCGGTGATGCTTGTCCTCGCTGCGGCCGGCCGCTGCAGCTGCGGCGGGGGATAGAAGTGGGGCACGTATTCAAACTGGGTACCAAATACAGCCGGGCGATGGGCGCGCTTTACAAGGACGAAAACGGGGACGATCGCCCTTGCGTGATGGGATGTTTCGGAATCGGGGTAAGCCGGACCGTGGCGGCCGTGGTCGAACAGTGCAGCGACGAATCGGGGATCGTTTGGCCGGTTTCGATCGCTCCTTACCAGGTCCACATCGTTCTGCTCGGCGGCGGCGACGAAGGGTTGGATCGGGTAGCGGCGGAAGCGCACGATTTATTGGAAGCGGGGGGGGTGGAAGCGCTCCTCGACGATCGGGACGCGGCCGCCGGGGTAAAATTCAACGATGCCGACCTGATCGGGATTCCTCTTCGGGTCACCGTCGGTCGTAAGTTTCTGAAGACGGGGCTGCTGGAAGTCAAGCCTCGCCGCGGGGGCGAAGTTTCTACCTGCCGGCCCGATGAATTACTGGAAAAGATCAGGACGCTGATCGCGGCCGGTTGCTGACGGCGGGAGGAATCGTATGTCCGATACAATCATATCCGGAAAAAACACGGCGATCATCGGCATGGTCCATCTTCCCCCGCTCCCCGGGAGCCCCCGTTTCGGGGGAACGTTCGACGCGATTCTGCGCCGGGCGGTCAGGGACGCGGTTCTCCTCGCGGAAGGCGGAGTGGACGCCGTCATGGTGGAGAATTTCGGCGATGTCCCCTTTTTCCCCGACCGGGTCCCGTCTGAAACCGTGGCGGCGATGGCCGTGGCCGCGTCGGCGGTCCGTCGCGCGGTTCCGCTGCCGATCGGCGTTAATGTCCTCAGGAACGACGGGCTTGCCGCTTTGGGGGTGGCGGCCGTGGTCGGGGCCGCCGCCGTCAGAATCAATATTCTTTCGGGCGCGGCCGTTACGGACCAGGGAGTGATCGAGGGCAGGGCGTGCGAAATCATGCGCAAACGCGCCTTCCTCGGCGGGGGGATCGCGGTCTGGGCCGACGTCATGGTCAAGCATTCCGCCCCCCTGGGGGAATATCCCCTGGCCCAGGCGGCCAAGGACGTGGCTTACCGGGGCCTGGCCGATGCCCTGATCGTCTCGGGGTCGGGCACCGGCGAAGCGGTTTCGCTTGAAGAGCTGCGCGTTGTTCGGGAAGCGGTGCCGGATCGGCCTCTGCTGCTGGGCAGCGGAGTGAACCCCGGCAACCTGGACCGCTATCTCCCTTACGCCGACGGTTTCATCGTCGGCACCGCCTTGAAAAAAGGAGGGGTGTCGGACGCTCCGGTATCGTTATCGAGAGTCAGGCGCTTTGTCGACCGGGTCAAGGCGGCCGGCGGGCGGAGATGATCCGTGGCCTGGGGGAGCCGGTTGAAACGACTCGGCTTCGCGGCGGCGCTTCTGGCTCTGATATGGCTGGCGGTCGAAGCGTCGGTCGCCCTGGTGGCGCCGCGTTTCGGCGGCGGATTCTCGGTCCGGGAATGCCGGGAGCTTCGCCGGGAGTTGACGGTCGATAGCGGAGCGGAAGAAGCCGTTTCCCCGGAAGCGGCGCCCCTTCAGCGGCGGCAGGTTCTCCACCCGTACCTCGGTTACGTTCTGGACCCGCGCTCTTCCCCCGGCATCGACGCCCTGGGGTTTTGGAAACCGCTGGAGCCGGCGGCTCCGCCCGCGAACGGCGACCCGATCGTAGTCGGTATTTTCGGGGGGTCTTTCGCCATGGGAATCGTTTCCCGCGCCGGCGGGGAACTGGCCGCTCTCCTGGAGGAAATCCCCGCCTTTCGCGGCCGCCCCTGCGAAATCCGGCGCGTGGCCTTGGGAGGCTACAAACAACCTCAGCAGCTCATGGCTCTGGTCTATCTTCTGGCCTGGGGGGAGCGGTTCGACGTCGTTATCAACATCGACGGGTTCAACGAACTGGTCCTCCCCGTTACCGACAACATGCTCCGGGGGGTTTCCCCGTTTTATCCCCGCGGATGGGATCGGCGCGTGAACTCGATTCCCGCCGCCGCCGACCTTAAATTGATGGGCGAGCTGGCCTTGATCGAGGCCCGCCGGCGTTCCCTGGCGGAATGTTTCAGCCGGTTCCCCCTAAGCCGCAGCGCCGTCGGCAATATCGTTTGGGCGTTCTGGGACGGCCGCTGCCGGATCCGCCGTGACCGGGTCCGGGAACGGTTGCGCACCGCGGAGGATCTCTCCTCCGGTTCCGTCCCCTATCTGCTTTCGGGGCCGCCGCTCCCTCCGGATTTCGAAGAGGCCCCCTATCGGCGCTTGGCGGAGTTCTGGGGGCGGTGCTCGCGGCTGATGCGGGATATCTGCGAGTCGAACGGGATCGTGTACCTGCACTTCCTGCAGCCCAACCAGTACGTTCCGGGGTCGAAGCCGATGGGGATCGATGAAAAAAGGACGGCTTTCAGGGAAAACCATCCCTACCGGTCGGTGGTGGAACAGGGCTATCCCCAGTTGGTCGAAGAAGGGGAAAAACTCAAGGAAGGCGGGGTCGGTTTCCACGACCTGAGCATGATCTTCGCCGGCGATTCCGCCCCTTACTATGTCGACGACTGTTGTCATCTGGGCGACGCCGGTTCCCGCCTGGTCGTCGCCGCGATCGCGGAAGCGGTCGGAAAAGCCTGGAACGAGCAATCCCGCTGACCGGCCCCCGGCTTCTCTTTTTCGGGGAGAGGTTCGTTTTTCGCTTGATACCATAAAAATATATGGTAGTATCGGCCAGGATGGAAGGGGGAGCGATGAAACGGGAATTGACCGCGCGCCAAGCCCAGGTGCTGCAGTTTATTATCGGCCGCCGGGAATCCGGCGAGCCGCCTCCCACCTTGGAAGAGATCCGCTTGCGCTTCGGGTGGAGCGCCATCGGTACCGTCCAGGATCACCTGGCGGCGTTGGGGAGGAAGGGCTATATCCGCCGCCGCCGCGGCGCCCGCAGGCTGGAGGTCCTTCGTGAAGGCGAAGTCGACCTCCCCGGGGCCGGCCCGGCTCCGGAGACGGAAAGGGTTCCGGTAATCGGGGAGGTCGCCGCCGGGACACCGGTCCTGGCGGTCGAAAACACCGAGGATGAATGGTACCTCGACCGGCGGTTGCTCAGGGGGGAGAGCAATTTTCTGCTCCGGGTCAGGGGGGAAAGCATGCTCGGCGCGCAGATTCGGGACGGCGATTACGTTCTGGTCCGACCCCAGGTCCAGGCCGAGTCCGGGGAGATCGTGGTGGCCCGGATCGGCGACGAAGTGACCGTAAAACGCCTGTACCGGCAGAAGGGAGGGATCGAGCTTCGCCCTCAGAACAGCGGATTTGAAAGCATGTTCTTCAAAAAGGAGGAAGAGGGGGGGATGGAGATAGTGGGGAAGGTGGTGGGGGTGATGCGCCGCTACTGAACCCCTCAACCGTCGATTTCACCATGCAGGCATGTAGGTACTGTAGGGGGAAGGAGGCCCAGGGTTCGGGGGCCAAGGAGGTTGGGTTTTACGCTATGCCCTCCGCCGCGGTCCCTGGAGGTTTTTGCACCTGATTACTCTGATTGACTCTGATGGGGAA contains these protein-coding regions:
- a CDS encoding tetratricopeptide repeat protein; the encoded protein is MGRSISRSRRKTRTGPARAVAAAVLTAVCLPARLTGETPPPTPEATPFSFLDRSQVRQGIQQARIEVAHGQSRSDNTVDRLARIYEKGGEYAKALAEYRYGLAVNPDKAPYYHRKMAQLYQKLGLPIKASHERELARRAQEEARLDPVQRRLRDWEKEGEYDLLLQEYRYLYRRHPDEKEYYLRKIIRTAEKAGDERQAVEGRTALVRYYREEIKAEPERESLLRCRLASVYADSGDFDQALREYGLAAEADVPAQAGIELKKAELLARIGRKEAAEEVLSELEGVVPPEEVEFRTRMARLAGRLGDEARELDTYRQLASLPGGEGLSRRIAELLWDQKRYDEAAKAYEEAIEASAGADRARLLESLGDLKTETGNVEAARDLYARALYAREEFDATGTITGPGLSQTLRLAEKAALPEKMREYRDRLVSYQLDLAGRDPDQAPGIYRRLGNRFRREGRLDEARNIYLIWHREFADDPSPLFRLYLLYSRDRDDAETGEYYLERYRELKKSMAEAGNG
- a CDS encoding proline--tRNA ligase, yielding MKWSRTLIPTLRDDPQEAEIPSHRLMLRAGLIKKLASGLYTWLPLGFRVLKKVEEIVREEMDRAGAIEILMPILQPRALWEASGRWETMEEIMLLARSHSGRELVLGPTHEEVVTDLVAHEINSYRQLPKNIYQINTKFRDEIRPRFGVMRSREFIMKDAYSFDVDGAAADRSYEAMYEAYRTIFARCGLSAMAVEADTGVMGGQRSHEFMVPAASGEDGIVCCDACGYAANAEQAEMTPPEIGAERTAEALEEVDTPRQRTVEELCAFFATTPDRFIKTLIYLKGEEPVAVLIRGDREVNEIKLAKILGGAVELAGDEAVRAATGAPIGFAGPVGLKGIRIIADRTLNTVVSGITGANRADRHLKNVNIDRDCQVGEYYDLALVGAGDACPRCGRPLQLRRGIEVGHVFKLGTKYSRAMGALYKDENGDDRPCVMGCFGIGVSRTVAAVVEQCSDESGIVWPVSIAPYQVHIVLLGGGDEGLDRVAAEAHDLLEAGGVEALLDDRDAAAGVKFNDADLIGIPLRVTVGRKFLKTGLLEVKPRRGGEVSTCRPDELLEKIRTLIAAGC
- a CDS encoding BtpA/SgcQ family protein, producing the protein MSDTIISGKNTAIIGMVHLPPLPGSPRFGGTFDAILRRAVRDAVLLAEGGVDAVMVENFGDVPFFPDRVPSETVAAMAVAASAVRRAVPLPIGVNVLRNDGLAALGVAAVVGAAAVRINILSGAAVTDQGVIEGRACEIMRKRAFLGGGIAVWADVMVKHSAPLGEYPLAQAAKDVAYRGLADALIVSGSGTGEAVSLEELRVVREAVPDRPLLLGSGVNPGNLDRYLPYADGFIVGTALKKGGVSDAPVSLSRVRRFVDRVKAAGGRR
- the lexA gene encoding transcriptional repressor LexA; this translates as MKRELTARQAQVLQFIIGRRESGEPPPTLEEIRLRFGWSAIGTVQDHLAALGRKGYIRRRRGARRLEVLREGEVDLPGAGPAPETERVPVIGEVAAGTPVLAVENTEDEWYLDRRLLRGESNFLLRVRGESMLGAQIRDGDYVLVRPQVQAESGEIVVARIGDEVTVKRLYRQKGGIELRPQNSGFESMFFKKEEEGGMEIVGKVVGVMRRY